One genomic window of Oscillospiraceae bacterium includes the following:
- the mscL gene encoding large-conductance mechanosensitive channel protein MscL, giving the protein MKRTDRFARLRAEFRELALRGSFVDLAVGVIVGGAFGKISTSLAGDVIMPAIGVLLGGVDFSTFNITLPALWTGGAPVQLGLGNFLRTVVDFFLIALCVFFLVKCINALRRREAAEEPPPPPAPDSTALLTEIRDLLKQLTVDT; this is encoded by the coding sequence ATGAAGCGAACGGATCGATTTGCCCGTCTGCGGGCGGAATTCCGGGAGCTCGCGCTGCGCGGCAGCTTTGTCGACCTGGCGGTCGGCGTCATTGTCGGCGGCGCGTTTGGGAAGATTTCCACCTCCCTGGCTGGCGACGTCATCATGCCGGCCATCGGCGTGCTGCTCGGCGGCGTGGACTTTTCGACCTTCAACATCACCCTGCCCGCCCTCTGGACAGGCGGCGCCCCCGTACAACTCGGCCTCGGCAATTTTCTAAGGACCGTCGTCGATTTCTTTCTCATCGCGCTGTGCGTCTTCTTCCTCGTCAAATGCATCAATGCCCTGCGCCGCCGGGAGGCCGCCGAGGAACCGCCGCCCCCGCCGGCGCCCGACTCCACTGCTCTTCTCACCGAGATCCGAGACCTGTTGAAACAATTGACAGTGGACACGTGA
- the nifU gene encoding Fe-S cluster assembly scaffold protein NifU, which produces MYSDKVMDHFSNPRNVGELMDANAVGKVGNPKCGDIMKMMMRIENDVISDVKFKTFGCGAAVATSSMATELVKGRTVAEALALTNKAVAEALDGLPPIKMHCSVLAEEAIKSAISDYYRRQGIDPVPIVGCNVDCEHCH; this is translated from the coding sequence ATGTATTCTGACAAGGTCATGGATCATTTTTCAAATCCCCGCAACGTGGGCGAACTGATGGACGCTAACGCCGTGGGCAAGGTGGGCAATCCCAAGTGCGGCGACATCATGAAGATGATGATGCGCATTGAAAACGACGTCATCTCGGACGTCAAGTTCAAAACCTTCGGCTGCGGCGCCGCCGTGGCCACCTCCAGCATGGCGACGGAACTCGTTAAGGGGCGGACCGTCGCAGAGGCGCTGGCGCTGACCAACAAAGCCGTGGCCGAGGCGCTTGACGGCCTGCCGCCCATCAAGATGCACTGCAGCGTGCTGGCCGAAGAGGCCATCAAATCCGCGATCTCCGACTATTACCGCCGACAGGGTATCGATCCTGTGCCCATCGTGGGCTGCAACGTCGACTGCGAACACTGCCACTGA
- a CDS encoding methyl-accepting chemotaxis protein yields the protein MKNRHGVRFRITAASTVCFLVGMLAILLTLFLYLRSAFGQLTESAVREQGEKYAHLIQSQFESPVSFLSGVSSVIEAQMETGGTDRVALQQFLFHAFEKYTISEGTAFMLEPNVYDGLDSQYVGTDYGTKISGRVSYYYYREGGQTQYLPQTEDDEQEFVQPYYTEPKARKAPTFSEPYLYTVGGSTAYMITASYPLMSDAKEVLGVMTVDLYLDSIHEALSKEKVYDTGYIAVTTEGGRLLYGPVLDDVGEPAESVGLAYERPAAGETARYTRVNSAVNGKPSLAVTIPVALDAADSRFYVTVIAPESEANAVYERLLLLTFGLALLVCLAIILVLRSATGRIIRPLNRMMGFLKRVGETGDLTLTDGERTDIEEMARGQDEISRSFAAFGGMMAHLASCGRTLQAVARRDLAIEVERLGEKDTIGVALGEMVEKLNEMFGEINASAGQVAAGSQQIADGAQLLAQGADEQDAAIERLSGAISEMSNSIQDAVSYARDAARMTGAIREKAEEGSERMHAMVDAVQEISGASQSISKVIRVIDDIAFQTNILALNAAVEAARAGQHGKGFAVVAEEVRSLAAKSAKAAKDTELLIENSIAKADLGVQIAGETNESLREIVDGIVDSNRIIGEITARADEQSAAVEDLNLGIEQVTQVVRQNSATAGESAAASEELSGQSATLSGLVSQFQLRRGPARLAAHNRLSLDA from the coding sequence ATGAAGAATCGGCATGGCGTTCGATTCCGAATCACGGCGGCCTCCACGGTCTGTTTTTTGGTGGGCATGCTGGCGATCTTGCTGACGCTGTTTTTGTATTTGCGTTCCGCGTTTGGACAGTTGACCGAGAGCGCAGTCAGGGAGCAGGGAGAGAAATACGCCCATCTGATCCAGAGTCAATTTGAAAGCCCGGTCTCTTTCCTCTCCGGCGTCAGCAGCGTAATAGAGGCGCAGATGGAGACGGGCGGCACAGACAGGGTCGCCCTGCAGCAGTTCCTCTTCCACGCGTTTGAGAAATACACAATCTCCGAGGGCACGGCCTTCATGCTGGAGCCCAATGTGTACGATGGGCTCGACAGCCAATACGTCGGCACGGACTACGGCACCAAGATAAGCGGGCGCGTCTCCTATTATTATTACCGGGAGGGCGGCCAAACACAGTACCTGCCGCAGACAGAGGACGACGAACAGGAATTTGTCCAGCCCTATTACACAGAACCCAAGGCGCGCAAAGCGCCCACGTTTTCCGAGCCGTATCTCTACACCGTCGGCGGCAGCACGGCGTATATGATCACGGCGTCGTACCCGCTCATGAGCGACGCCAAAGAGGTGCTGGGCGTGATGACGGTCGACTTGTATCTGGACAGCATCCACGAGGCGCTGTCGAAGGAGAAAGTATATGACACCGGCTACATCGCGGTGACCACCGAGGGTGGCCGGCTGCTGTACGGCCCGGTGTTGGACGACGTAGGGGAACCCGCCGAGTCCGTCGGGCTCGCGTATGAACGCCCCGCCGCCGGGGAGACGGCGCGTTACACGCGCGTGAACTCCGCGGTAAACGGCAAGCCCAGCCTGGCCGTCACGATTCCCGTCGCCCTGGATGCGGCGGACAGCCGGTTCTATGTGACGGTGATCGCGCCGGAGAGCGAGGCGAACGCGGTCTACGAACGGCTGCTGCTGCTGACGTTCGGTTTGGCGCTCCTCGTGTGTCTGGCGATCATTCTCGTGCTCCGGTCGGCGACGGGACGGATCATCCGCCCGCTGAACCGGATGATGGGTTTCCTCAAACGGGTCGGCGAGACCGGCGATCTGACGCTCACGGACGGGGAGCGGACGGATATCGAGGAAATGGCGCGGGGCCAAGACGAGATAAGCCGGTCGTTCGCCGCCTTTGGCGGCATGATGGCGCATCTCGCGAGCTGCGGCCGCACGCTCCAGGCCGTGGCGCGGCGCGACTTGGCGATCGAGGTGGAGCGGTTGGGCGAGAAGGACACGATCGGCGTGGCGCTGGGTGAGATGGTAGAGAAGTTAAACGAAATGTTTGGTGAGATCAACGCCTCGGCCGGCCAGGTGGCCGCCGGGTCCCAGCAGATTGCGGACGGGGCACAGCTTCTGGCACAGGGCGCGGACGAGCAGGACGCGGCCATCGAGCGGCTCTCCGGCGCCATCTCGGAGATGTCGAATTCCATCCAGGACGCCGTTTCATACGCGCGGGACGCTGCGCGGATGACCGGCGCTATACGAGAGAAAGCCGAGGAGGGCTCGGAGCGGATGCACGCGATGGTGGATGCGGTGCAGGAGATCAGCGGCGCGTCGCAGAGTATCAGCAAGGTGATCCGGGTCATCGACGACATCGCATTCCAGACGAACATTCTGGCGTTGAACGCCGCGGTGGAGGCGGCGCGGGCGGGGCAGCACGGCAAGGGCTTTGCCGTGGTGGCCGAGGAGGTGCGCAGCCTGGCCGCGAAGAGCGCAAAGGCGGCGAAGGACACGGAACTGCTGATCGAGAACTCCATCGCCAAGGCCGACCTCGGCGTCCAGATCGCCGGGGAGACGAATGAATCGCTGCGGGAAATAGTGGACGGCATCGTCGATTCCAACCGGATCATCGGGGAGATCACCGCCCGGGCGGACGAGCAGAGCGCCGCCGTCGAGGATCTCAACTTGGGGATCGAGCAGGTGACGCAAGTGGTGCGGCAAAACAGCGCCACGGCCGGGGAGAGCGCCGCCGCGTCGGAGGAACTGAGCGGCCAGTCGGCGACGCTGAGCGGTCTCGTGTCACAGTTCCAGCTCCGCCGCGGCCCCGCTCGCCTAGCGGCGCATAACAGGCTTTCTCTCGACGCGTAA
- the serS gene encoding serine--tRNA ligase, with translation MLDIRQIREDPQAVIDRLSLREKDFGEEVRRVAALDAARRQILSQTESLKAEQNAASKQIPALKKSGSDTSDLMARMKEISAQAGALEETLRETEQSLQAALLGLPNLPRSDTPRGANSDQNAEVRRFGVPSVFPFPPRPHWEIGEALGLLDPATAAKVTGARFHFYRGLGARLERAIANFFLDTHTARGYTEIFPPFLVNRSAMTGTGQLPKFEEDAFKVQDTDYFLIPTAEVPVTNMHREEILPENRLPLSYCAYSACFRAEAGSAGRDTRGLIRQHQFNKVELVKFTRPEDSAAALETLTADAEEVLARLGLPYRVVRLCGGDLSAASAMTYDIEVWMPSYRRYVEISSCSNFESYQARRAGIRFRREGDKPEFVHTLNGSGVAVGRTTAAILELYQCEDGGVTIPEALRPYMNGLTRLEAPAR, from the coding sequence ATGCTGGACATTCGGCAGATCCGCGAAGACCCGCAGGCGGTGATCGACCGACTCTCCTTGCGGGAGAAGGACTTCGGCGAGGAGGTGCGCCGGGTGGCCGCGCTGGACGCCGCCCGCCGGCAGATCCTCTCGCAGACGGAGTCGCTCAAGGCCGAACAAAACGCCGCCTCCAAACAGATCCCCGCTCTCAAAAAGAGCGGGTCCGACACCTCGGACCTGATGGCGCGCATGAAGGAGATCTCCGCCCAGGCCGGCGCCCTTGAGGAGACGCTGCGCGAGACGGAACAGTCTTTGCAGGCGGCCTTGCTCGGTCTGCCCAACCTGCCCCGGTCGGACACGCCCCGAGGCGCAAACAGTGACCAAAACGCGGAAGTGCGCCGCTTCGGCGTACCGTCTGTCTTTCCGTTTCCGCCCCGGCCCCATTGGGAGATCGGCGAGGCGCTGGGCCTCCTCGATCCGGCCACGGCCGCCAAGGTCACCGGCGCGCGGTTCCACTTCTACCGCGGCCTTGGCGCGCGCCTCGAACGGGCCATCGCCAACTTCTTCCTCGACACCCATACGGCCCGGGGCTACACGGAGATCTTTCCGCCCTTTCTCGTGAACCGGAGCGCAATGACCGGTACCGGGCAGCTCCCCAAATTCGAAGAGGACGCCTTCAAGGTGCAAGACACCGACTACTTCCTCATCCCCACCGCCGAGGTGCCGGTGACCAACATGCACCGAGAGGAGATTCTCCCGGAAAATCGACTGCCCCTCTCCTACTGTGCCTACTCGGCCTGCTTCCGCGCCGAGGCCGGCAGCGCCGGGCGCGACACGCGCGGCCTCATCCGCCAGCACCAGTTTAACAAGGTGGAACTCGTCAAATTCACCCGCCCGGAGGATTCCGCCGCGGCGCTCGAGACGCTCACCGCCGACGCGGAGGAGGTCTTGGCGCGCCTGGGTCTACCCTACCGGGTGGTACGTCTCTGCGGCGGGGATCTCTCGGCCGCCTCCGCCATGACCTACGACATCGAGGTCTGGATGCCCTCGTACAGACGCTATGTGGAGATCTCCTCCTGTTCGAACTTCGAAAGCTACCAGGCTCGCCGGGCCGGGATCCGCTTCCGGCGGGAGGGAGACAAACCGGAATTCGTCCATACGTTAAACGGCTCGGGCGTGGCCGTCGGCCGGACCACCGCCGCCATCTTGGAGCTTTATCAGTGTGAAGACGGCGGCGTCACCATCCCGGAGGCCCTGCGGCCCTACATGAACGGGCTCACACGCCTTGAGGCGCCGGCCCGATGA
- a CDS encoding aminotransferase class V-fold PLP-dependent enzyme encodes MFVYSDNAATMPLSKEAFEAMLPFLRDNFGNASSVYGVAREAARALYGAREDVARALGAKPEEIYFTGGGTEADNWALKGAAEARCARGRHIVTTAIEHHAVLHTAEYLAKQGYEITLLPVDEQGRVSPEQVRAALRPDTILVSVMTANNEIGTIEPVREIASVTRAHGALFHTDAVQAVGHIPVDVTDLGVDLLSLAGHKFGGPKGVGALYIRKGVRIAPLLHGGGHERGQRSGTENVAGAVGLAAALTHAVRTLPETKALVTARRARVIENLSLIPFSRLTGDPVHRLPGNISFVFEAVEGESLVLGLDMAGVCASSGSACSSGSLDPSHVLLAIGLPHEVAHGSLRLTISENNTEEEIDYLIEQVTNTVTRSRRMSPLWNEETLSPTERFWTPGAPA; translated from the coding sequence ATGTTTGTGTATTCCGACAACGCGGCCACCATGCCGCTGTCCAAAGAGGCTTTCGAGGCGATGCTCCCCTTCCTGCGCGACAATTTCGGCAATGCCTCCTCGGTCTACGGCGTCGCGCGGGAGGCGGCCCGGGCTCTGTACGGCGCGCGGGAGGATGTGGCCCGCGCTCTCGGCGCCAAGCCGGAGGAAATCTACTTCACCGGCGGCGGCACCGAGGCCGACAACTGGGCTCTCAAAGGCGCGGCCGAGGCGCGCTGCGCGCGGGGCCGCCACATCGTCACCACCGCCATCGAGCACCACGCCGTGCTGCACACGGCGGAGTACCTGGCCAAACAGGGCTATGAGATCACCCTGCTGCCGGTGGACGAACAGGGCCGCGTAAGCCCCGAGCAGGTGCGCGCCGCGCTCCGCCCGGACACCATCCTCGTCTCCGTCATGACGGCCAACAACGAAATCGGCACGATCGAGCCCGTCCGCGAGATCGCTTCCGTCACGCGCGCCCACGGCGCGCTCTTTCACACGGACGCCGTACAGGCGGTCGGGCACATTCCGGTGGACGTGACCGATTTGGGCGTCGACCTGCTCTCGCTGGCCGGGCACAAGTTCGGCGGCCCCAAGGGCGTAGGTGCCCTGTACATCCGCAAGGGGGTGCGTATCGCGCCGCTGCTGCATGGCGGCGGGCACGAGCGGGGCCAGCGCTCGGGCACGGAGAACGTGGCCGGCGCCGTGGGGCTCGCGGCCGCGCTGACGCACGCCGTGCGGACCCTGCCGGAGACAAAAGCCCTCGTCACCGCCCGCCGCGCGCGCGTCATTGAGAATCTTTCCTTGATCCCCTTCTCCCGCCTGACCGGGGACCCCGTACACCGGCTGCCGGGGAACATCTCGTTTGTGTTTGAAGCGGTCGAGGGCGAATCTCTCGTCCTCGGGCTCGACATGGCGGGCGTGTGCGCTTCGTCGGGCTCGGCCTGCTCCTCCGGCTCGCTGGACCCTTCGCACGTGCTGCTCGCCATCGGGCTGCCCCACGAGGTCGCCCACGGCTCGCTGCGCCTCACGATCAGCGAAAACAACACCGAGGAGGAGATCGACTACCTCATCGAGCAAGTCACAAACACCGTGACCCGGAGCCGCCGGATGTCGCCCCTGTGGAACGAGGAGACCTTGTCTCCCACGGAGCGTTTCTGGACCCCGGGCGCCCCCGCCTGA
- a CDS encoding M20/M25/M40 family metallo-hydrolase, which produces MALALLAAALALTAARMLVRTGRLGRARVVPVLGRAADPETAQRVAETLGALIRYKTVSHDAPQEHAEWVRLHDDLKRRYPFVHATMERESVGSFSLLYRWKASDPQGDPLLFCAHLDVVPADGGAWHCPPFEGRIEDDHVWGRGALDCKHLVACLLETAEGLLRQGFSPTRDIYFAFGHDEETGGAEGAGALAALFAKRNLRFALVLDEGGALSRGALSLRRPVAEIGVSEKGMMNVRLTARSTGGHAAHPPRHTALGRIAEAVCRVEFRPGPARLTPLITDLLAALAPYLSFSWRFLIANRRLLRRFLLRRLVRCGETAWVRTTFAPTTAQAGSAPNVLPDAAEAVLNVRLLHGERGEDTLAYLRDLLSGLDIETSTLFLQEASQISDYRGVPFARLGESVRAVFGAVPVVPVLLASATDARRYESFSAHVFRFCPFVLAPDESARMHAADERVSLEGLGLAVAFYEDLLHRFAGPEPESGGSPFTEPADPADPPASAKTCPPKG; this is translated from the coding sequence TTGGCCCTTGCCCTGCTGGCGGCTGCACTCGCGCTGACGGCCGCGCGGATGCTTGTCCGCACCGGCCGGCTCGGCCGGGCGCGGGTGGTTCCGGTCCTCGGCCGCGCGGCGGATCCGGAGACCGCACAGCGCGTCGCCGAGACCCTGGGCGCGCTCATCCGATACAAAACCGTCTCCCACGACGCGCCCCAAGAGCACGCCGAGTGGGTGCGTCTGCACGACGACTTGAAGCGCCGCTATCCCTTTGTCCATGCGACGATGGAACGGGAGAGCGTCGGATCATTCAGTTTGCTCTACCGCTGGAAAGCATCGGATCCGCAGGGAGATCCGCTGCTTTTTTGTGCGCATCTCGATGTGGTGCCCGCCGATGGCGGGGCCTGGCACTGCCCGCCTTTCGAGGGCCGCATCGAGGACGACCACGTGTGGGGGCGCGGCGCGCTGGACTGCAAGCACCTCGTCGCCTGTCTGCTGGAGACCGCCGAAGGCCTGCTTCGGCAGGGGTTTTCGCCCACGCGTGACATCTACTTTGCGTTCGGGCACGACGAGGAGACCGGCGGCGCGGAGGGCGCCGGCGCGCTGGCCGCGCTGTTTGCCAAGCGAAATCTCCGCTTCGCATTGGTCCTCGACGAGGGCGGTGCACTGAGCCGCGGCGCCCTCTCGCTTCGCCGCCCGGTGGCCGAGATCGGCGTGAGCGAAAAAGGCATGATGAACGTGCGCCTCACCGCCCGGAGCACGGGCGGTCACGCCGCGCATCCGCCGCGGCACACGGCGCTCGGCCGGATCGCCGAGGCCGTCTGTCGGGTGGAATTTCGGCCCGGCCCAGCCCGCCTCACCCCGCTGATCACCGATCTTCTGGCGGCGCTCGCGCCGTATCTCTCCTTCTCGTGGCGTTTTTTGATCGCCAACCGCCGCCTGTTGCGTCGGTTCCTGCTGCGCCGGCTGGTGCGTTGCGGCGAGACCGCCTGGGTGCGTACGACCTTCGCGCCCACGACGGCACAGGCGGGTTCGGCCCCGAACGTCCTGCCGGACGCTGCCGAGGCCGTGCTGAACGTCCGGCTGCTGCACGGGGAACGGGGTGAGGACACTCTCGCCTACTTGCGGGACCTGCTCTCCGGACTGGACATCGAGACTTCCACCCTTTTTTTGCAGGAGGCCTCCCAGATCTCCGACTATCGGGGCGTGCCCTTCGCGCGGCTCGGCGAGAGCGTGCGGGCCGTCTTTGGGGCCGTGCCAGTCGTACCCGTCCTGCTGGCTTCGGCCACCGATGCGCGGCGCTACGAATCCTTCTCCGCCCATGTGTTTCGTTTCTGCCCCTTCGTGCTCGCGCCGGACGAGAGCGCGCGCATGCACGCCGCCGACGAGCGCGTGAGTCTGGAGGGCCTGGGCTTGGCGGTCGCCTTCTACGAGGACCTGCTGCACCGCTTCGCCGGCCCGGAACCCGAGTCCGGCGGCAGCCCTTTCACCGAACCGGCGGATCCCGCAGACCCGCCGGCCTCCGCGAAGACATGCCCGCCCAAAGGGTAA
- a CDS encoding TIGR00266 family protein codes for MEYNILGEPMPVVVCTLQPGESMLTERGSMAWMTPNMQMDTNAGGSIGKAFGRMFSGESMFQNVYTAQGGVGMIAFASSFPGAIRPVQITPDHPIICQKSAFLASQPSVELSIHLQKKLGVGFFGGEGFIMQRLSGHGLAFLEIDGFAVEYTLQPGQSLIVDTGNLAMADATCSIDIQQVPGLKNKLLGGEGLFNTRVTGPGQVVLQTMPMSGFAAALSPFFSSKG; via the coding sequence ATGGAGTACAACATTTTGGGAGAACCGATGCCGGTGGTCGTCTGTACGCTGCAGCCCGGCGAGTCCATGCTCACGGAGCGCGGGTCCATGGCGTGGATGACCCCCAATATGCAGATGGACACCAACGCGGGAGGGTCCATTGGCAAGGCCTTTGGGCGCATGTTCTCGGGCGAATCGATGTTCCAGAACGTCTACACGGCGCAGGGCGGCGTCGGGATGATCGCCTTTGCCTCCAGTTTCCCCGGCGCGATCCGTCCGGTCCAGATCACCCCGGACCACCCGATCATCTGCCAAAAATCCGCGTTTCTCGCCTCTCAGCCCAGCGTCGAACTGTCCATCCACTTGCAGAAGAAATTGGGCGTAGGCTTTTTCGGCGGCGAGGGATTCATCATGCAGCGCCTCTCGGGCCACGGCCTCGCTTTTTTGGAAATCGACGGCTTTGCCGTCGAGTATACGCTGCAGCCCGGCCAGAGTCTGATCGTCGACACCGGCAACCTCGCCATGGCCGACGCCACTTGTTCAATAGACATCCAGCAGGTGCCCGGTCTGAAAAACAAGCTGCTGGGCGGCGAAGGTCTCTTCAACACACGGGTCACGGGCCCCGGGCAGGTGGTGCTGCAGACCATGCCCATGAGTGGCTTCGCCGCGGCGCTGTCCCCCTTCTTTTCCAGCAAAGGCTGA
- a CDS encoding ParA family protein, producing the protein MGKIIAIANQKGGVGKTTTCVNLTCALHDANLKALLVDFDPQGNSTSGMGVDKNRAPSIYDVVLGSVEASRALVSTHYGDVLPANKALSGAEIDFVEMEKREYLLATALAALRLRYDFLLIDCPPSLGLLTLNAFCAADTVLVPVQCEYYALEGLSDLMYTIRAVRTRLNPTLDVEGILLTMFDGRTNLSLQVAAEVKRFFPGKLYASVIPRNVRLSEAPSHGVPVHRYDRASRGADAYTQLAAELIRKNQPSEGK; encoded by the coding sequence ATGGGCAAAATCATCGCAATCGCCAACCAAAAGGGCGGCGTGGGCAAGACCACCACCTGCGTCAACCTGACCTGTGCGCTGCATGACGCAAATCTGAAGGCCCTGCTGGTCGACTTTGACCCGCAGGGCAATTCGACATCCGGCATGGGGGTCGACAAAAATCGGGCGCCCTCCATCTACGATGTGGTGCTGGGCAGCGTGGAGGCGTCCCGCGCGCTCGTCTCCACCCACTATGGGGACGTACTGCCGGCCAACAAGGCCCTCTCCGGCGCCGAGATCGATTTTGTCGAGATGGAAAAGCGGGAATACCTGCTGGCGACCGCACTGGCGGCGCTGCGGCTCCGCTACGACTTCCTGCTGATCGACTGCCCGCCCTCGCTGGGGCTGCTCACGCTCAACGCTTTCTGCGCCGCCGACACCGTATTGGTGCCTGTTCAGTGCGAATACTATGCACTGGAGGGCCTCTCCGACTTGATGTACACGATTCGGGCCGTGCGGACCCGGCTCAATCCGACGCTGGATGTGGAGGGAATTTTGCTGACCATGTTTGACGGGCGCACCAACCTCTCGCTGCAGGTGGCGGCCGAGGTCAAGCGGTTTTTCCCCGGCAAATTGTATGCCTCCGTCATCCCGCGCAACGTCCGCCTCTCCGAAGCTCCCAGCCACGGCGTCCCCGTCCACCGTTACGACCGCGCCTCCCGCGGCGCGGACGCCTACACGCAGTTGGCGGCCGAATTGATTCGCAAAAATCAGCCGTCCGAAGGAAAATGA
- a CDS encoding DnaJ domain-containing protein, with protein MGSFVDHYSVLQVHPEAEQEVVQGAYKRLCKKYHPDLNNSPQAQTRIAAINAAYEVLGDADRRAVYHVEWLRRRVAVPVKPPASEPSATQMGTPQARQLVHDYFSHLSAGRHQEAFALVSETDKSHFSFGDFVEWQTSVSATYEIGPFSLSLYKIHPGFRMEDRTRFLAEEYRVTVQEKNRKTGVVTEYAFTKYAVLERGAWRLYLGYRDLTPLMAHFKVDSLTQEESLLLGRWERYLKTTNTLLGLPNRQGFEEMLAPEIYRYKRYARPFTLAAFQVALPDRAAGAGQAARLLKYVGYLLSHYVRSIDRVGYLEERLFGVLFAETSWRAAESAARRILRAVRKDLSSCFDFDVHIQFGLATYEGQSLDNMLRACLRNRRADIAGRVVHSFD; from the coding sequence TTGGGCAGTTTTGTCGACCATTACAGCGTGCTGCAGGTCCACCCGGAGGCCGAGCAAGAGGTCGTCCAGGGCGCTTATAAGCGACTGTGCAAAAAATACCACCCGGATCTGAACAACTCCCCGCAGGCGCAGACCCGGATCGCGGCGATCAACGCCGCCTATGAGGTGCTCGGCGACGCGGACCGGCGCGCCGTCTATCACGTCGAATGGCTGCGCCGCCGCGTCGCCGTGCCGGTGAAACCCCCGGCTTCGGAGCCGTCTGCGACCCAGATGGGTACGCCTCAGGCGCGCCAACTGGTCCACGACTACTTCTCTCACCTCTCGGCCGGCCGCCATCAGGAGGCCTTCGCGCTGGTCAGCGAGACGGATAAGTCGCATTTCTCTTTCGGCGATTTCGTCGAGTGGCAAACTTCTGTCTCCGCCACCTATGAGATTGGCCCCTTCTCGCTGTCGCTCTATAAAATTCATCCCGGTTTCCGTATGGAGGACCGCACCCGTTTCCTCGCAGAGGAATACCGGGTGACGGTACAGGAGAAGAATCGGAAGACAGGTGTCGTGACCGAGTACGCCTTTACCAAGTATGCCGTGCTGGAGCGGGGCGCCTGGCGCCTCTACCTGGGGTACCGGGATCTCACCCCGCTGATGGCGCACTTCAAGGTGGATTCTCTGACACAGGAGGAATCTCTGCTGCTTGGCCGCTGGGAGCGTTACTTAAAGACCACAAACACATTGTTGGGGCTGCCGAACCGGCAAGGTTTTGAGGAGATGCTGGCCCCGGAGATTTACCGCTACAAGCGATACGCCCGGCCCTTCACGCTGGCCGCTTTTCAGGTGGCGCTGCCAGATCGGGCGGCGGGCGCCGGCCAGGCCGCGCGGCTGCTCAAATACGTCGGCTACCTGCTCTCCCATTACGTGCGCTCGATCGATCGCGTCGGCTATCTTGAGGAGCGCCTCTTCGGTGTTCTCTTCGCCGAGACCTCCTGGCGCGCCGCGGAGTCCGCCGCACGCCGGATCCTGCGCGCGGTTCGCAAGGATCTCTCCTCCTGCTTCGATTTCGACGTACACATTCAATTCGGACTCGCAACCTACGAGGGGCAGTCCCTTGACAATATGCTCCGGGCCTGTCTTCGCAACCGCCGCGCCGACATCGCCGGCCGCGTCGTCCACTCTTTCGACTGA